The following proteins are co-located in the Castanea sativa cultivar Marrone di Chiusa Pesio chromosome 8, ASM4071231v1 genome:
- the LOC142608259 gene encoding 18.2 kDa class I heat shock protein-like has product MSLIPSFFGGLRTNILDPISLDIWDPFDGVFTSARETSTFANTRIDWKETPEAHIFKADLPGLKKEEVKVEVEEGRILQISGERSKEQEDENDKWHRIKRNIGKFLRKFRLPENAKMDQAKASMENGVLTVTVPKEEEKKPEVKSIDISG; this is encoded by the coding sequence ATGTCTCTCATTCCTAGCTTCTTTGGTGGCCTAAGAACCAACATTTTAGATCCAATTTCTCTAGACATATGGGATCCCTTTGATGGTGTCTTCACCTCTGCACGTGAAACCTCCACATTTGCTAACACAAGGATTGATTGGAAGGAGACCCCAGAAGCTCATATTTTCAAAGCTGACCTTCCTGGACTcaagaaagaagaagtaaaagtaGAGGTAGAAGAAGGCAGAATTCTCCAAATTAGTGGAGAGAGAAGCAAAGAGCAGGAGGACGAGAATGACAAGTGGCACCGTATCAAGAGGAATATCGGAAAGTTCCTCCGCAAGTTCAGGTTGCCAGAGAATGCGAAGATGGATCAGGCCAAGGCCAGTATGGAGAATGGAGTGCTTACTGTAACCGTTCctaaggaggaggagaagaaacCTGAGGTCAAGAGCATTGACATCTCTGGCTAA
- the LOC142606812 gene encoding uncharacterized protein LOC142606812 isoform X1 gives MAQIKLHDQRKPLEWWKLIGRCTVSCISVLLSQLALSLVPRFFSASPLFIQLILSALVLLVVVGLGRCSKRLLGVSGSAAAFVFFNILFIWAVYLAVLRPAVSCLMDIAFNGAITMLIIGLCSIMSSNPGLVTYGSSDEIVESSVAEFEAHNRILEPSASVLCHECPTEGSVLGRRVRYCRICKGYIKGFDHHCPAFGNCIGHNNHVLFMVLLVAFLSTEASYVVCSSQFAAKSQMVDRTRLETSLSGNLAISTMLFSIFQLLWQAVFMTWHIYCICFNIRTDEWINWKKYPEFQDVVHSQPGPSFNEMRFKNPYDKGILQNVKEFLGF, from the exons ATGGCACAGATTAAATTGCATGATCAGAGAAAGCCGTTAGAGTGGTGGAAGCTGATTGGTCGGTGTACAGTATCATGTATCAGTGTCTTGCTCTCTCAACTTGCTCTCTCTTTGGTCCCTCGCTTCTTCTCTGCTTCCCCACTTTTCATCCAACTAATTCTCTCAG CTCTGGTGTTGTTAGTGGTTGTGGGGTTGGGGAGATGTAGTAAAAGGCTTCTTGGAGTTTCTGGGTCAGCTGCggcttttgttttcttcaataTACTCTTCATTTGGGCTGTTTATTTAGCTGTTCTTAGACCAG CTGTATCATGTCTAATGGATATTGCATTTAACGGAGCAATCACCATGCTCATCATTGGGCTGTGTAG TATCATGTCAAGCAATCCTGGTTTGGTAACATATGGGTCTTCAGATGAAATTGTTGAAAGTTCAGTTGCTGAATTTGAAGCTCATAATCGG ATACTGGAGCCATCAGCAAGTGTCTTATGTCATGAATGCCCAACTGAA GGTTCTGTTTTGGGCAGGAGGGTAAGATATTGCAGAATCTGCAAGGGATACATAAAGGGATTCGATCACCACTGTCCTGCTTTTGGGAACTGCATAG GCCATAACAATCATGTCCTCTTCATGGTTCTTTTAGTTGCATTTCTTTCTACTGAAGCTTCTTACGTAGTATGTTCGTCCCAAT TTGCCGCAAAATCACAGATGGTAGATAGAACCAGATTGGAG ACCAGTCTGTCGGGAAACCTGGCCATTAGCACAATGCTGTTCTCCATTTTCCAATTGCTATGGCAG GCAGTGTTTATGACATGGCATATATATTGTATATGTTTCAACATCAGAACAGACGAATGG ATAAACTGGAAGAAGTATCCAGAGTTCCAAGATGTTGTTCATTCTCAACCAG GGCCAAGCTTTAATGAGATGAGATTTAAAAATCCATATGATAAGGGTATCCTACAAAATGTGAAGGAATTTCTAGGCTTCTAG
- the LOC142606812 gene encoding uncharacterized protein LOC142606812 isoform X4, with amino-acid sequence MAQIKLHDQRKPLEWWKLIGRCTVSCISVLLSQLALSLVPRFFSASPLFIQLILSAVSCLMDIAFNGAITMLIIGLCSIMSSNPGLVTYGSSDEIVESSVAEFEAHNRILEPSASVLCHECPTEGSVLGRRVRYCRICKGYIKGFDHHCPAFGNCIGHNNHVLFMVLLVAFLSTEASYVVCSSQFAAKSQMVDRTRLETSLSGNLAISTMLFSIFQLLWQAVFMTWHIYCICFNIRTDEWINWKKYPEFQDVVHSQPGPSFNEMRFKNPYDKGILQNVKEFLGF; translated from the exons ATGGCACAGATTAAATTGCATGATCAGAGAAAGCCGTTAGAGTGGTGGAAGCTGATTGGTCGGTGTACAGTATCATGTATCAGTGTCTTGCTCTCTCAACTTGCTCTCTCTTTGGTCCCTCGCTTCTTCTCTGCTTCCCCACTTTTCATCCAACTAATTCTCTCAG CTGTATCATGTCTAATGGATATTGCATTTAACGGAGCAATCACCATGCTCATCATTGGGCTGTGTAG TATCATGTCAAGCAATCCTGGTTTGGTAACATATGGGTCTTCAGATGAAATTGTTGAAAGTTCAGTTGCTGAATTTGAAGCTCATAATCGG ATACTGGAGCCATCAGCAAGTGTCTTATGTCATGAATGCCCAACTGAA GGTTCTGTTTTGGGCAGGAGGGTAAGATATTGCAGAATCTGCAAGGGATACATAAAGGGATTCGATCACCACTGTCCTGCTTTTGGGAACTGCATAG GCCATAACAATCATGTCCTCTTCATGGTTCTTTTAGTTGCATTTCTTTCTACTGAAGCTTCTTACGTAGTATGTTCGTCCCAAT TTGCCGCAAAATCACAGATGGTAGATAGAACCAGATTGGAG ACCAGTCTGTCGGGAAACCTGGCCATTAGCACAATGCTGTTCTCCATTTTCCAATTGCTATGGCAG GCAGTGTTTATGACATGGCATATATATTGTATATGTTTCAACATCAGAACAGACGAATGG ATAAACTGGAAGAAGTATCCAGAGTTCCAAGATGTTGTTCATTCTCAACCAG GGCCAAGCTTTAATGAGATGAGATTTAAAAATCCATATGATAAGGGTATCCTACAAAATGTGAAGGAATTTCTAGGCTTCTAG
- the LOC142606812 gene encoding uncharacterized protein LOC142606812 isoform X2 → MAQIKLHDQRKPLEWWKLIGRCTVSCISVLLSQLALSLVPRFFSASPLFIQLILSALVLLVVVGLGRCSKRLLGVSGSAAAFVFFNILFIWAVYLAVLRPAVSCLMDIAFNGAITMLIIGLCSIMSSNPGLVTYGSSDEIVESSVAEFEAHNRILEPSASVLCHECPTEGSVLGRRVRYCRICKGYIKGFDHHCPAFGNCIGHNNHVLFMVLLVAFLSTEASYVVCSSQFAAKSQMVDRTRLETSLSGNLAISTMLFSIFQLLWQINWKKYPEFQDVVHSQPGPSFNEMRFKNPYDKGILQNVKEFLGF, encoded by the exons ATGGCACAGATTAAATTGCATGATCAGAGAAAGCCGTTAGAGTGGTGGAAGCTGATTGGTCGGTGTACAGTATCATGTATCAGTGTCTTGCTCTCTCAACTTGCTCTCTCTTTGGTCCCTCGCTTCTTCTCTGCTTCCCCACTTTTCATCCAACTAATTCTCTCAG CTCTGGTGTTGTTAGTGGTTGTGGGGTTGGGGAGATGTAGTAAAAGGCTTCTTGGAGTTTCTGGGTCAGCTGCggcttttgttttcttcaataTACTCTTCATTTGGGCTGTTTATTTAGCTGTTCTTAGACCAG CTGTATCATGTCTAATGGATATTGCATTTAACGGAGCAATCACCATGCTCATCATTGGGCTGTGTAG TATCATGTCAAGCAATCCTGGTTTGGTAACATATGGGTCTTCAGATGAAATTGTTGAAAGTTCAGTTGCTGAATTTGAAGCTCATAATCGG ATACTGGAGCCATCAGCAAGTGTCTTATGTCATGAATGCCCAACTGAA GGTTCTGTTTTGGGCAGGAGGGTAAGATATTGCAGAATCTGCAAGGGATACATAAAGGGATTCGATCACCACTGTCCTGCTTTTGGGAACTGCATAG GCCATAACAATCATGTCCTCTTCATGGTTCTTTTAGTTGCATTTCTTTCTACTGAAGCTTCTTACGTAGTATGTTCGTCCCAAT TTGCCGCAAAATCACAGATGGTAGATAGAACCAGATTGGAG ACCAGTCTGTCGGGAAACCTGGCCATTAGCACAATGCTGTTCTCCATTTTCCAATTGCTATGGCAG ATAAACTGGAAGAAGTATCCAGAGTTCCAAGATGTTGTTCATTCTCAACCAG GGCCAAGCTTTAATGAGATGAGATTTAAAAATCCATATGATAAGGGTATCCTACAAAATGTGAAGGAATTTCTAGGCTTCTAG
- the LOC142606812 gene encoding uncharacterized protein LOC142606812 isoform X3: protein MAQIKLHDQRKPLEWWKLIGRCTVSCISVLLSQLALSLVPRFFSASPLFIQLILSALVLLVVVGLGRCSKRLLGVSGSAAAFVFFNILFIWAVYLAVLRPAVSCLMDIAFNGAITMLIIGLCSIMSSNPGLVTYGSSDEIVESSVAEFEAHNRILEPSASVLCHECPTEGSVLGRRVRYCRICKGYIKGFDHHCPAFGNCIVAAKSQMVDRTRLETSLSGNLAISTMLFSIFQLLWQAVFMTWHIYCICFNIRTDEWINWKKYPEFQDVVHSQPGPSFNEMRFKNPYDKGILQNVKEFLGF, encoded by the exons ATGGCACAGATTAAATTGCATGATCAGAGAAAGCCGTTAGAGTGGTGGAAGCTGATTGGTCGGTGTACAGTATCATGTATCAGTGTCTTGCTCTCTCAACTTGCTCTCTCTTTGGTCCCTCGCTTCTTCTCTGCTTCCCCACTTTTCATCCAACTAATTCTCTCAG CTCTGGTGTTGTTAGTGGTTGTGGGGTTGGGGAGATGTAGTAAAAGGCTTCTTGGAGTTTCTGGGTCAGCTGCggcttttgttttcttcaataTACTCTTCATTTGGGCTGTTTATTTAGCTGTTCTTAGACCAG CTGTATCATGTCTAATGGATATTGCATTTAACGGAGCAATCACCATGCTCATCATTGGGCTGTGTAG TATCATGTCAAGCAATCCTGGTTTGGTAACATATGGGTCTTCAGATGAAATTGTTGAAAGTTCAGTTGCTGAATTTGAAGCTCATAATCGG ATACTGGAGCCATCAGCAAGTGTCTTATGTCATGAATGCCCAACTGAA GGTTCTGTTTTGGGCAGGAGGGTAAGATATTGCAGAATCTGCAAGGGATACATAAAGGGATTCGATCACCACTGTCCTGCTTTTGGGAACTGCATAG TTGCCGCAAAATCACAGATGGTAGATAGAACCAGATTGGAG ACCAGTCTGTCGGGAAACCTGGCCATTAGCACAATGCTGTTCTCCATTTTCCAATTGCTATGGCAG GCAGTGTTTATGACATGGCATATATATTGTATATGTTTCAACATCAGAACAGACGAATGG ATAAACTGGAAGAAGTATCCAGAGTTCCAAGATGTTGTTCATTCTCAACCAG GGCCAAGCTTTAATGAGATGAGATTTAAAAATCCATATGATAAGGGTATCCTACAAAATGTGAAGGAATTTCTAGGCTTCTAG